ATGTATATACCCTTATGAAACCGATATTACAGGACCTTCCGCATGAGGAATTTTGGACAATGTATTTGAATACTGCATACAAAATATTGGACAAGCAGCTCATTGGCCGTGGCGGTAATGATTTTACGCCAGTTGATGTCCGGATAATCTTACGAACGGCAATCAGCCTCAAAGCACACGCCATTATACTTATTCACAACCATCCTTCAGGTACTCTGTATCCGAGCAATGCTGACAAAATCCTGACGCAAAAAATTGTCGAAGCCTCTAAAATTATGGATATTAGAGTTGCCGATCATTTAATCTTTACCGATAACGGCTATTACAGTTTTAAAGATGAGGGTATCATCGACTAGTTATAGTATGCTTAGTATGGACAAAAATAGTATTGATAGATTCACAGACAGGGTTGTCGATTATGAAAAATTTAGACCCAATTACCCCAAGGAGATTATTCAGGTGCTAAAAGAACAGATCGGGTTACATAAGCAATGGTTGGTCGCCGATATTGGCAGCGGCACCGGTCTCTCTACTCAACTCTTTCTCGAAAATGGAAATAACGTTTTTGCCGTAGAACCCAATCGTGAAATGCGTGAATCTTTATTGCATCATTTTAAAACCTATAGGAATCTAATTGCAGTGAATGCCACTGCCGAAGACACAACCATTGAGTCCGGATGTGTTGATCTTATTTTTGCCGGACAATCGTTCCATTGGTTCGACCGGCAGGCATGTCGAAAAGAGTTTGACCGTATTCTTTCTGAAAATGGACATATGGTAATCGTCTGGAACCAGCGCGATCCCTCGGATGCCTTTCAGCAAGAGTATGAACACTTTTTACGCAGTCATATCCCCAGTTATCAACCGGTCAGCCACAAAAATATTAGTGATGACGATCTTAAACACTTTTTTGGAACCCGGGCAATGAAAAAGATAACTTTGCCAAATCAACAGATCTTAGACCTCCGATCTTTTTTGGGAAGAGTGCGTTCATCGTCCTATTTCCCAAAAGAACAAGACAAAAATAAAACGTTGTATGATGATCTCCGTATTCTCTTTGATAAGTATGCAATATCCGATCGTATCGTATTTAGGTATATAACTGAAATATATATCAGTTAACTCAGACACCAGAATCTGTAAGGCCTTTTTAATTACATAGGAACTGAAAAGTGAAATTATCTTTAGTTAAAGATGTGTTAAACATGAGGCGCTAATGAGGGGATGGCATTTTATTTGGACGTAATTCAACGAAACAAAAAAGAGATATGTTAGGAGTTGAATTAAAAATCTTTAGACGTTGCTTGCTTTTGGTGCTGATCGTAGTAGGCGGGATCCATAGTGTAATAGCGCAACAGATGCATGCTTTTTATAACTCAGTACCTGAATTTCATGGCGTATATCGTTGGTTAGATCCATCCTTCCCTTTAAACCCACTGGTCGATAGGGGGAATCTTAATATAATTCACGAGGATTATACTGAAAATCAAAATAAAACGATAAGTGCAACCGACAAAAAGCATTTTAAAGGGAGGGTGAGTGACCAGGTATATGAAGGTTCGGAAGTGATCAGTAGCCCCGCAAAATCAGCTGGAAATATCACCTATAGTTCCTCCAGCTCAACCACTCGGTATCGCGTCGCTATCGATCGACGCATAGACGAGCAATACCGCGGCAAACCTGTATTTGTAGATGCCAAAGGAGTAAAATATATAATCGATTCGAAGTACAGAAAACAGATCGTAGAATGATGGCTAAGGGACGGTAATAG
The genomic region above belongs to Sphingobacterium zeae and contains:
- the radC gene encoding RadC family protein → MSNSYKLVIRDWAEADRPREKLLKQGRRALTDAELLAILIGSGSKNESAVELCRRILADANNSLQTLSTMDVAELSRYRGIGEAKAISILAALELARRKNELPAEERKQVTSSRYVYTLMKPILQDLPHEEFWTMYLNTAYKILDKQLIGRGGNDFTPVDVRIILRTAISLKAHAIILIHNHPSGTLYPSNADKILTQKIVEASKIMDIRVADHLIFTDNGYYSFKDEGIID
- a CDS encoding class I SAM-dependent methyltransferase — encoded protein: MDKNSIDRFTDRVVDYEKFRPNYPKEIIQVLKEQIGLHKQWLVADIGSGTGLSTQLFLENGNNVFAVEPNREMRESLLHHFKTYRNLIAVNATAEDTTIESGCVDLIFAGQSFHWFDRQACRKEFDRILSENGHMVIVWNQRDPSDAFQQEYEHFLRSHIPSYQPVSHKNISDDDLKHFFGTRAMKKITLPNQQILDLRSFLGRVRSSSYFPKEQDKNKTLYDDLRILFDKYAISDRIVFRYITEIYIS